The following proteins are co-located in the Poecile atricapillus isolate bPoeAtr1 chromosome 2, bPoeAtr1.hap1, whole genome shotgun sequence genome:
- the NSUN6 gene encoding tRNA (cytosine(72)-C(5))-methyltransferase NSUN6 — MSFFPKIAFLYEVEEYLTKVFRNNELITALGTQEAENKYQSLLSHLSHPPAFTTVRVNTHLASVKHVKKLLFEEIQKQFKGLCVPVLEHPKLQDILLIPVIGPRRDLKKYSSEVIVGAQCGYAVLRGAHVYVPGIVSTSRFVKAGDLVSVYSDIEGKCKRGAKEFDGVKVFLGNGISELSRSEIFSSSGPLKGLGVRMTEPVYLSPSFDNVLPSHLFLQNLPSVVVSHVLNPQPGERILDMCAAPGGKATHLATLMHDQGEVIAMDKIANKVKKIKQNAELLQLNCIKAFCFDGIKALSVEKREDKQEGPPFLPESFDRILLDAPCSGMGQRPNMAYSSTLKEVTSYQPLQRKLFTVAVKLLKPGGVLVYSTCTITLSENEEQVAWALKTFPCLQLHPQEPHIGGEGMKGAGLSLDQLKLLQRFDPSALILQGMDINSLQDSREDDLISLANKDCIGFFIAKFIKLNSK, encoded by the exons CTTATCACTGCTTTAGGTACACAGGAGGCAGAGAATAAATACCAATCTCTGTTAAGTCATCTATCTCATCCACCAGCTTTCACAACTGTAAGAGTAAATACCCACTTGGCCTCAGTGAAACATGTGAAAAAGTTGCTGTTTGAAGAAATCCAGAAG caATTTAAAGGACTATGTGTTCCAGTTCTCGAGCACCCAAAACTTCAGGACATTTTATTAATTCCTGTTATTGGACCCAG GcgagatttaaaaaaatattcatctgAAGTCATAGTTGGAGCCCAGTGTGGATATGCAGTACTTCGAGGAGCACACGTTTATGTTCCTGGAATTGTGTCCACCTCAAGAT TTGTGAAAGCAGGAGATCTGGTTTCAGTGTATTCAGATATTGAAGGGAAGTGCAAGAGAGGAGCCAAAGAATTTGATGGAGTCAAAGTTTTCCTCGGAAATGGGATTTCAGAACTCAGTCGCAGTGAAATCTTCAGTTCAAGTGGCCCGCTGAA gGGGCTGGGTGTAAGAATGACAGAGCCAGTCTACCTCAGTCCTTCATTTGACAATGTGCTCCCTAGTCATTTGTTTTTACAG AATTTACCTTCTGTGGTTGTGAGCCATGTTTTAAACCCTCAACCAGGGGAGAGAATTTTGGATATGTGTGCTGCACCTGGAGGAAAAGCAACCCATCTTGCAACATTGATGCATGACCAG GGTGAAGTAATAGCCATGGACAAGATAGCTAACAAGGTCAAGAAAATCAAGCAGAATGCTGAATTGCTACAGCTGAATTGCATTAAGGCCTTTTGCTTTGATGGGATAAAGGCCCTTTCAGTCGAGAAGAGAGAGGATAAacaag AAGGGCCTCCATTCTTACCAGAGTCATTTGATCGAATTCTTCTTGATGCTCCATGCAGTGGGATGGGACAGAGACCAAACATGGCTTATTCCTCAACTTTAAAGGAAGTAACCTCATACCAGCCACTCCAGCGCAAGCTTTTCACTGTG GCAGTAAAGCTGCTGAAGCCAGGAGGTGTTTTAGTATATAGTACATGTACAATTACACTTTCTGAAAATGAGGAGCAAGTTGCTTGGGCCCTGAAAACTTTTCCATGCCTCCAGCTTCACCCACAG GAACCTCACATTGGAGGAGAAGGCATGAAGGGAGCTGGACTATCACTTGATCAGttgaagctgctgcagagatTTGATCCATCTGCTTTGATATTGCAAGGAATGGATATTAATTCTTTGCAAGATTCTAGAGAAGATGACCTGATTTCATTGGCAAATAAGGACTGTATAGGATTTTTCATtgcaaaatttattaaattgaACAGTAAATAA